Proteins found in one Candidatus Bathyarchaeota archaeon genomic segment:
- the dnaJ gene encoding molecular chaperone DnaJ, with translation MTEKRDYYEVLGVQKNATKDQIKDAYRKLALKYHPDRNKEPGAEDKFKEISEAYAVLSDDQKRQQYDTLGHAGFDQRYTSEDIFRGADFDSIFRDMGFGDLFRTIFGGSPFGEYRQQRNRGEDIAYELKITLQEAAKGTEKEIEIPRTEKCEVCNGTGAAPGTNPKMCPKCHGTGHVENVSQSAFGMYMRMVSACPTCKGKGQLIETPCTNCRGSGLVKKRRKISVKVPPGIDEGYQLRLRGEGEMAPNGGEAGDLYVIVHVLPHPQFVREGDDLWHLAMITYPQAALGAEISVPTIDGETSLKIPAGTQPGEVITLRGKGMPRFRGYGRGDLLVRVGVEVPKKLSSKQRALVEQLAKELGSEAGKKSKFSF, from the coding sequence ATGACAGAAAAACGAGACTACTACGAAGTCCTGGGCGTACAAAAAAACGCAACCAAAGACCAAATCAAAGACGCATACCGAAAACTAGCCCTAAAATACCATCCAGACCGCAACAAAGAACCAGGCGCAGAAGACAAATTCAAAGAAATCAGCGAAGCATACGCAGTCCTATCTGACGACCAAAAACGCCAACAATACGACACACTCGGACACGCAGGATTTGACCAACGATACACAAGCGAAGACATCTTCCGCGGAGCAGACTTCGACAGCATATTCCGCGACATGGGCTTCGGAGACCTCTTCCGCACCATATTCGGCGGTTCACCCTTCGGCGAATACCGCCAACAACGCAACCGCGGAGAAGATATCGCATATGAACTCAAGATAACGCTGCAAGAAGCAGCCAAAGGCACCGAAAAAGAAATTGAAATTCCAAGAACCGAAAAATGCGAAGTCTGCAACGGCACAGGCGCAGCACCAGGCACCAACCCCAAAATGTGTCCCAAATGTCACGGAACAGGACACGTAGAAAACGTTAGCCAAAGCGCGTTTGGCATGTACATGCGTATGGTGTCAGCTTGTCCAACCTGCAAAGGAAAAGGGCAACTGATAGAAACACCCTGCACCAATTGTCGTGGGTCTGGACTGGTTAAGAAGCGCCGAAAAATCAGCGTTAAAGTTCCACCCGGCATTGATGAAGGTTACCAGCTTAGGCTTCGCGGTGAAGGCGAAATGGCGCCAAACGGCGGCGAAGCAGGCGACTTATACGTTATAGTGCATGTTCTGCCGCATCCGCAGTTTGTTCGGGAAGGCGATGACCTCTGGCACCTTGCCATGATTACTTATCCACAAGCCGCGTTAGGAGCGGAGATTTCTGTGCCAACCATAGACGGCGAAACTTCGCTTAAGATTCCCGCTGGAACTCAACCAGGCGAAGTGATTACTCTTAGGGGTAAGGGTATGCCTCGTTTTCGTGGTTACGGCAGAGGCGATTTGCTGGTTCGTGTGGGTGTTGAGGTCCCTAAGAAGTTGAGTAGCAAACAGAGGGCGCTTGTGGAGCAGTTGGCTAAAGAGCTTGGTTCTGAAGCGGGGAAGAAAAGCAAATTTTCCTTCTGA
- a CDS encoding LysE family translocator, which translates to MEIITNFYLFLASVLLISLTGVLMPGPLFAVTLEKASKSKIAGALIAVGHGIVEFPLMFLIFFVLSQFEIPSLVQVAVGLIGGALMIFMGIQTFRNRHKQETVAINVKRESILAGVYTTAANAGFILWWLTIGTTLILNAQLFGLLGFSIFAGVHWLCDFSWYTVAALLIFKSQRFWTQRTRIGITLFCVAVFIGFGAYFMGSALWSLFA; encoded by the coding sequence TTGGAAATTATTACCAATTTCTACTTGTTTTTAGCTTCAGTTCTGCTAATATCGCTCACTGGAGTTTTGATGCCTGGGCCGCTGTTCGCTGTTACGCTTGAGAAAGCATCGAAAAGCAAAATCGCGGGTGCCTTAATCGCAGTTGGGCACGGGATTGTGGAGTTTCCGTTGATGTTTCTGATTTTCTTTGTGCTCAGCCAATTTGAAATCCCAAGTCTTGTGCAGGTTGCAGTTGGATTAATTGGCGGCGCTTTGATGATTTTCATGGGCATACAAACTTTTAGAAACAGGCACAAACAAGAAACAGTAGCCATTAATGTGAAGCGTGAGTCGATTCTTGCAGGTGTTTACACGACAGCAGCAAACGCTGGTTTCATACTTTGGTGGCTAACCATCGGCACTACTCTGATTTTGAATGCTCAATTGTTTGGGCTTTTAGGGTTTTCCATCTTTGCAGGCGTGCATTGGCTGTGTGATTTCTCATGGTACACGGTGGCGGCTCTGCTGATTTTCAAGTCGCAACGCTTCTGGACACAGCGCACGAGAATAGGAATTACGCTTTTTTGCGTGGCGGTTTTCATTGGGTTTGGAGCGTACTTTATGGGTTCAGCGTTGTGGTCACTATTCGCATAG
- a CDS encoding YbhB/YbcL family Raf kinase inhibitor-like protein, producing MSALVLKSPAFEHNKRIPQKYTCDGEGINPPLTIEGIPEGTKSLALIFEDPDAVEGMFDHWVVWNIPPSTNKIAEDSVPGTVGLNTARGHGYYPPCPPSGSHRYTFRVYALDTMLGISANSKKKDLEKAMQGHILAKGELIGRYR from the coding sequence ATGAGCGCTTTAGTTCTTAAAAGCCCTGCGTTCGAGCACAACAAAAGAATCCCCCAAAAATACACTTGCGATGGCGAAGGCATCAATCCACCATTAACCATTGAAGGCATTCCCGAGGGAACAAAAAGCCTTGCATTAATTTTTGAAGACCCTGATGCCGTGGAGGGCATGTTTGACCATTGGGTAGTCTGGAATATTCCACCATCAACAAACAAGATTGCTGAGGACTCAGTTCCAGGAACGGTAGGACTAAATACCGCCCGAGGACACGGTTATTATCCGCCGTGTCCACCTTCAGGCTCTCACCGATATACCTTTAGAGTGTACGCACTAGATACAATGCTTGGTATAAGCGCTAATTCAAAAAAGAAGGATTTAGAGAAGGCTATGCAAGGACACATTCTCGCTAAGGGCGAACTGATTGGCAGGTACCGCTAA
- a CDS encoding hemerythrin domain-containing protein, producing MPVDMLVIEHKLILQAVEKIKKEIGQIEAAKAANPNYLATAVDFFRTYADRFHHGKEEGILFRALSQRNLNETDQKVMMELMIEHGVARRTVTALDNAKGEYIEGKQEALTHILDLLNTLVKLYPAHIEKEDAHFFYPSMAYFTEKEQNEMQTSFITFNQNFTDKKYQQVIDQLQ from the coding sequence TTGCCTGTTGATATGTTGGTTATCGAGCACAAGCTGATTTTGCAAGCTGTTGAAAAAATCAAAAAAGAAATTGGGCAGATAGAGGCGGCAAAGGCAGCAAACCCAAATTATCTCGCCACTGCTGTGGATTTCTTCCGCACATACGCTGACAGGTTCCACCATGGCAAAGAAGAAGGCATCCTCTTTAGAGCTCTCTCTCAGCGGAACCTAAACGAGACAGACCAAAAAGTGATGATGGAGCTAATGATTGAGCATGGGGTTGCTAGGCGCACCGTAACTGCTCTCGACAATGCCAAGGGGGAATACATCGAGGGAAAACAAGAAGCCCTAACGCACATTCTTGACCTGCTAAACACTCTTGTGAAACTCTACCCAGCACACATCGAAAAGGAAGACGCACACTTCTTTTACCCCTCAATGGCATACTTCACTGAGAAAGAGCAAAACGAGATGCAAACAAGCTTTATCACGTTTAACCAGAACTTCACCGATAAAAAATATCAACAAGTAATCGACCAACTGCAATAG
- a CDS encoding NAD(P)H-hydrate dehydratase produces the protein MQTKNKTYITSRDMRALETNAEYFSISLLQLMENAGRNIAQEITSRFSKEKKVLIFCGLGGNGGDGFVAARHLLAAGHNVEVVLVGRSRDISHEAALKNFVALQSLQDSVPVYEVTDSTLIPKVTADVVVDALLGTGTKGKLKPPISQVVEYINSLKGFKIAVDVPTGIDSDTGDVLGTAVKADLTVTFHKAKAGLEKAKKHVGKLAVADIGLPTEMEQFAGPGDVLLAKKPRASTAHKGDFGRLLVVGGSEVFSGAPTLVSLAALRTGVDIVYLAAPEKTAYSIASMSPDLITIKLEDNNLNPHNIETLKPYLRLVDAVVVGPGLGLNSETTKFVEAFVGEVEAAGKPLLLDADGLKAYANFKRALKVSLVLTPHAGEYAILTGEALPENQKDRISAIQKTAKQLGAVILVKGKVDIVCDSERAKLNFTGNPGMTVGGTGDVLSGIVGGLLAQNGDAFEAAVAGAFVNGAAGDFVASEIGFHMVATDILEWIPKVLDDPMCHVKVRKPSEH, from the coding sequence ATGCAAACAAAAAATAAAACTTACATAACAAGTCGTGACATGCGAGCTTTAGAAACTAACGCTGAGTACTTCAGCATAAGCCTACTTCAATTAATGGAAAATGCCGGACGCAACATAGCCCAAGAAATTACGTCTCGCTTCTCAAAAGAGAAGAAGGTTTTGATTTTTTGTGGTTTAGGAGGAAACGGGGGCGACGGGTTTGTTGCAGCAAGGCATCTGTTGGCAGCAGGCCACAATGTGGAGGTTGTTCTTGTTGGCAGGAGCCGAGACATTAGTCATGAAGCAGCGTTGAAAAACTTTGTTGCACTGCAAAGCTTGCAGGATAGTGTTCCAGTCTATGAAGTGACTGACAGCACGCTCATACCTAAAGTGACCGCGGATGTTGTTGTTGACGCTTTACTGGGCACAGGAACCAAAGGAAAACTTAAACCGCCAATCTCGCAAGTGGTGGAGTACATCAACTCACTAAAGGGGTTTAAAATTGCAGTAGATGTGCCAACAGGAATAGATTCAGATACTGGCGACGTTTTAGGCACTGCCGTAAAAGCGGATTTGACAGTAACGTTTCATAAGGCAAAGGCTGGATTGGAAAAAGCCAAAAAACACGTTGGCAAACTTGCTGTAGCGGACATTGGTTTGCCTACTGAGATGGAGCAGTTTGCTGGTCCAGGCGATGTTTTACTTGCTAAAAAACCGCGTGCCTCAACAGCTCACAAGGGCGACTTTGGGCGACTTCTCGTTGTCGGCGGAAGCGAAGTGTTCTCTGGTGCTCCAACACTGGTTTCGTTAGCTGCCCTGCGCACTGGTGTAGACATTGTTTATCTTGCTGCTCCTGAGAAGACGGCTTATTCGATTGCTTCGATGTCCCCTGACTTGATAACGATAAAGCTAGAGGACAACAATTTAAACCCGCACAACATTGAAACACTCAAGCCCTACTTGCGCTTGGTGGATGCTGTCGTTGTTGGTCCTGGCTTGGGTTTAAATTCTGAAACCACTAAATTCGTTGAGGCATTTGTTGGAGAGGTGGAGGCTGCTGGGAAGCCACTGCTTTTAGATGCTGATGGGCTTAAAGCGTATGCGAATTTCAAGCGAGCGTTAAAGGTTTCGCTTGTTTTGACTCCGCACGCGGGCGAATATGCCATATTAACTGGTGAAGCATTGCCTGAAAACCAAAAAGACCGCATCTCTGCAATACAGAAGACTGCAAAACAGCTTGGCGCTGTCATCTTGGTAAAGGGTAAAGTGGATATTGTTTGCGATTCAGAGAGGGCAAAGTTGAATTTCACAGGTAACCCAGGTATGACTGTTGGCGGAACAGGAGACGTTCTAAGCGGCATTGTCGGCGGTTTGCTTGCCCAAAATGGTGACGCGTTTGAAGCCGCTGTGGCTGGGGCGTTTGTTAATGGTGCGGCTGGTGATTTTGTAGCCAGCGAAATCGGTTTCCACATGGTTGCCACAGACATTCTTGAGTGGATTCCTAAAGTTTTGGATGACCCTATGTGCCATGTGAAGGTGCGCAAGCCAAGTGAGCACTGA
- a CDS encoding O-acetyl-ADP-ribose deacetylase, translated as MEFKVENATLQLVKGDITDVEADAIVNAANSTLLGGGGVDGAIHRKGGPKILEECKRIRATLWPDGLPTGKAVITSGGNLKAKHVIHTVGPVWLGGFHVEAELLKQAYRNSLKLAVSNGLRTVAFPSISTGAYEYPIEEASLIAVRTVKDFLEKEDRLDRVIFVLFSERDFQIYQKAAESLF; from the coding sequence ATGGAATTCAAAGTTGAAAACGCAACCCTGCAACTAGTCAAAGGTGACATAACCGATGTTGAAGCTGACGCCATAGTAAACGCGGCAAACTCTACACTTCTGGGCGGTGGAGGAGTAGACGGCGCGATACACCGCAAAGGTGGACCAAAAATCCTAGAAGAATGTAAACGAATAAGGGCTACATTATGGCCAGATGGACTGCCAACAGGAAAAGCAGTAATTACTTCAGGTGGCAACCTTAAAGCCAAGCATGTTATCCACACCGTTGGTCCCGTTTGGCTGGGAGGCTTTCATGTTGAAGCTGAACTCTTAAAGCAAGCCTACAGGAACTCACTAAAACTTGCAGTTTCTAATGGGCTTAGAACTGTTGCTTTTCCGTCGATCAGCACCGGAGCATACGAGTACCCCATTGAAGAAGCCAGCCTCATCGCTGTGAGAACAGTCAAAGATTTCTTGGAAAAAGAAGACAGGCTTGACAGGGTTATTTTTGTGCTGTTTTCTGAGCGAGACTTCCAAATCTACCAAAAAGCAGCTGAAAGCCTGTTTTAA
- a CDS encoding Lrp/AsnC ligand binding domain-containing protein: MTVLAYVLFKVASGTEREVAQKLTEFDEVLQADIIFGEYDVIALLSTKDLEKLEDFVSDSIRTVPNVLVTSTMIISREYKGKKQKK, translated from the coding sequence ATGACGGTGTTAGCGTATGTACTCTTTAAGGTAGCGTCAGGAACCGAGCGCGAAGTCGCTCAAAAACTCACCGAATTCGACGAAGTTTTGCAGGCGGACATTATTTTCGGCGAATATGACGTGATTGCCTTGTTGTCAACGAAGGATTTGGAGAAGTTGGAAGACTTTGTTTCGGATAGTATCAGAACAGTACCTAACGTACTTGTAACGTCAACCATGATTATCTCAAGGGAGTACAAGGGCAAAAAACAGAAAAAATAG
- a CDS encoding DUF367 family protein, which produces MSTEPEAQKPSFPVRIAIYHAAQDDPKKNTALRLSRRGYARIVNKIRFLPKRAIVLNPFGEIAFSPADRERVEQFGLVALDCSWEHAQKVLGKHVRGTSRCLPVLIASNPVNFGKLTKLTTAEAIAAALYIVRFKKESEELLSIFTWGHTFFEVNGMLLDNYVTAKDSAEIVEMQTRLLKGKKCD; this is translated from the coding sequence GTGAGCACTGAACCTGAAGCACAGAAGCCGTCTTTTCCCGTCAGGATTGCTATATATCATGCAGCTCAGGATGACCCGAAGAAGAACACTGCACTTAGGCTGAGCCGTCGAGGATACGCTAGGATAGTAAATAAAATACGGTTTCTGCCAAAACGAGCTATAGTGTTAAATCCGTTTGGAGAAATCGCTTTTTCTCCTGCTGACCGCGAGCGAGTTGAGCAGTTTGGCTTGGTTGCGCTGGATTGCAGTTGGGAGCACGCTCAAAAGGTCCTGGGCAAACATGTACGTGGAACAAGCCGATGCTTGCCCGTCTTGATTGCAAGCAACCCTGTGAATTTTGGAAAGTTGACGAAGTTGACGACTGCTGAGGCGATTGCCGCTGCCTTGTACATTGTTAGGTTCAAGAAGGAGTCAGAGGAGCTTTTGTCGATTTTCACGTGGGGACACACCTTCTTTGAAGTCAATGGCATGTTGCTTGATAATTACGTGACTGCTAAGGATAGCGCAGAAATCGTGGAGATGCAAACTCGACTTTTGAAAGGCAAAAAGTGTGATTGA